In Thermodesulfobacteriota bacterium, the DNA window GAGATAGTGTCTTCCATGGGCATGAAGACCGTCCGGGAGGGATGCCTCTCGGTCCCGGAGTATACGGCTAATATCCGGAGGGCCGAGGAGGTAACGGTCAAGGGGCTGGACGGGGAAGGTAGGGAAATAAAAATCGAATCGAGCGGCTTCGAGGCCGTGGCCCTCCAGCACGAGTTGGATCACCTCGACGGAATACTCTTTATCGACAGGATAGATAGTATAAGGAGTCTATTTAAGAGGAAGGTACAGATGCCTTCCTGAGGGGGGGGCAAACCGTCGATTTTTCCGTCATACTTCGTTGGTCGCACATTTTGGCTCCTCGACGTATATCTATATACGCCTGCGGGCCAAAATGTGCGTCTGCCTCGTCTGACGAAAAACTTGCCGGTTTGCTTTTTCCCGTTCGCCCTGAGGCTCTCGAAGGGCGAAGCAATCTCTCTTAATGTCATCCTGAACTTGATTCAGTATCTCGGGGTTGGGGTGAGGGAGATTTATGTCATTCCCGCGGACGCGGGAATCTATATTTGTTGAAAAGGGTCGCTGTCCCTATTTATTTTTCTGTCCCTATTTATTTTTGTTGAAAAGGGTCGCTGTCCCTATTTATTTTGTCCCTATTTATTTTCCTGTCCCTATTTATTTTCTATTTATTCCCTTCACTCTACTTAACTAATTCGTTTATACCTATATCTATTACCTTCGCTTCAGCAAACGCCTTCGTCAATACTTGGCGAAGAACAGCAAGCCCACGGGGGCGGACTCCATCTGAGTAATATTCATTTTTGCATTCGTAATCGTCTGACTTTTCGACCTCAACCACCTTAATACTACCAGGGACTTCTTCATAGATACTGCTGAACTTCCAGCCTGAGCTTTGTGTGATTTCGATTTCCTCAGGTAATGCCTTAATGACGGCTTCAATCAAAAGAGGGCGGAGATGGGGACACCTACGATAGCGATGCACATTGGTCATTACCTCGTGACGTATTCGCTCTTTGTTAAATACCCATGAGTATTTCTTTTTGATGATTCCGCTCTTCTTGAAGTGCCCATAAGAAAACCAATTAGCCCATTCTGTCCATTCAAAATCGACGTGTTTGCAACCCCAAGGGTTGATACGCTTATCGCTCTTTCCAAAACAGTATTCTATTGGTCTATAGGCTGCTTCACGGTTCCCGATACACCAAACGAAGGTAAAAACCTCATCCCATGGTTCTTCAGAGCCATTGTGGTAGTATTTTCGGTTGCGTATACCGTTGAGAGCATCTGCCAGCAGGATAACATCTGAAAAAACATCTTCTGGCCAGGAAGCAAGATACCATGTCTTTTTCATACGAATACAAGTTTCAAATTTTGGTGCCGACTTTGAGAACTCCAATGCCTTAGGAAATCCCGCTGCTGTTGATTCTGCGAATTCAATCGAGTGACCAGTGCTTGGAATCTCAAAATCAGTTTTCACAGAATCCTCTGTCGAACTAGAAATGGGGGTTCCACAGTTTGGACAAAACTTAGCCTTTGCGTCAACATTATTGGAACATTTCTGGCAAGTGACATTGAAAGTCATCTTACTTACACGTTCCGTAGCCTCTTTCATCATTATCTCTGTCTGCATCTTGGTCAGCCCAATGCTCTCAGCAAAGCTTAACACAAGGGATGACTCCTTTTCGGACAGTTCACCATCGACAAAGCAGATGTAAAGCATATCTGCAAGGTTGTTTATCTGCGCGGCGAAGTCTCCGCATTTAGCTATAGTATAATTGCCAGACTCGACTGCTTTGCGAGCAGAAGTAAGAGCCTTTTTCTTTGCACCAATATTTTTTCTGATTTCTTCCAGTGCAGCCAACTCCAGTGAAGTCAGAGTTGCATCGGAGTTAGCAATGAGCGCCGAATTTGCCAAGTATGTGGTGTGTTCGTTGTCTGTCATTTCCATCACCGTATGCTCCTTATTCTCCTTAGTCAAAAAGCAATTTGAAAAAGGGGGACAGATTTATTTTCTAACACGACCGTTCTGTAAGGTGGGCAATGCCCACCCTGCCCGGGTGTTTATCGACGGACAAAATATATCTTCCCTCCCTGCTGGTCATCTCCACGTTCCTCAGCTATAACAGTCCAATCAGCTTCGTGGGACTGAACAGCCTCCCAACAAAGCTGACCATAGAAAAGCCTTGATGCATTCCAATCCTTATTACAAGCGATATAGATTGGCTTGTATGGAGTCCCTTCCCACTCTCTGCCCGGTATACGTGCGGAGTAAACAGGTTCGGATTTATCGCGGGCATCGTCCAAGACATCATGTATGGCGTCTAATACCCCTCTGTAATCATCTCTACCCAGATTCTGCATCCAATTGTCGTATTGCTCCTTGTGTGGCATATTTGTTAAAGCTTCCCCTTTTAAATTGAAAAGAGCCATCAGACAACCTCCCTTCTTACTTCAATTTTCACTCAGCTAACTAACCATAGTACAGAAAACCTGTCAACTGTATAGTTCAGGAAGGAAAAGGGCAGGCCCCCTCACCTCAGCACCTTATCGAGAACCTCGCTCAACTTCGGGAGTGTATACGGCTTTGCAATGACGCCCCTGAACCCGTAGTCATTGTAGTTGGCCATTATCGTGTCGCCGGAGTAACCGCTTGATACGATCGCCTTGACGTCCGGGTCTATCTTGATCAACTCCTTTACCGCCTCTTCCCCCCCGACACCGTCCTTGACGGTAAGGTCCATTATGACGGCGGCAAAGGGGTTGCCGGACTCCCTGGCCTTTCTGTAAAGTTCAACGGCCTCCGCACCGTCCGCCGCAAGCCCGGATTCGTACCCTATATGGTTGAGGTACTCTTTTGCAACCTCCCTTACTATCGCATCATCATCCATCACGAGCACCCTGCCGGCGCCCGCGACTATCGTCTCTTTTACCTCACCGGCCTCGACAGGCTTCTTCGTGGATACCGGGAGGTATACCCGGAACGTCGTCCCCCCTCCGACCTCCGAGGCGACCCCTATGTATCCCTCGTGTCTATTTACGATGGAATATACGCTTGCAAGCCCGAGACCGCTCCCCTTTGGTTTGGTGGTAAAGTACGGGTCGAATATCCTTGGCAGGTCTTCGGTCGATATTCCCGCACCTCCGTCCTCGATAGATATCTTTACATACTTCCCCTCTTTCAGGGGGAGGTTGTCCTTCGTATCGACGGTGACGTTTTCGGTACGCACCTTGATCGTCCCGCCCCCGGGCATGGCCTGGTTGGCGTTAATGACAAGGTTATTCATGGCCTGGCTTATCTGCCCCTTATCGGCCTCAATGGATGAAAGGCCTTCGGAAGCGGTACAGTCATAGTTCACATTCGAGCCGCGAAGGGCGAAGCGGACCGATTCTTCGACCAGGTCTCCTATCAGGATCGTCTCTTTAACCGGCTCCCCGCCCTTGGAGAAGGTAAGAAGCTGTTGGGTCAGCTCGGTTGCATAAAGTGACGCCTTCTCCGCCTCGACTATCCTTTTATATATTCTATCTTCCGGTTCGAGCCTGTGCTTCGCAAGGTTGATATTGCCGAGTATCCCGACGAGGAGGTTGTTGAAGTCGTGGGCTATCCCGCCTGCAAGGACGCCCAGCGACTCGAGCTTCTGGGCCCTCAGGGCCTCTTTTTCCGCCGCCTTCAGCTCGGTGATGTCCTCATAGGTCCCCAGCACCCCGAATATATTCCCATCCCTGTCCCTGAGCGGCACCTTGCTGGTCCGGAGCAGCATCTCGGTGCCGTCCGGCCAGGTCTGCGGCTCTTCGTAGTTGAGCCTGGCCTCCCCGGTCTCGATTACCGCGCGGTCGTCGGCGCGGTAGAGCTCCGCCTCACTCCGCCAGGACATCTGGAAGTCGTCCTTTCCGATAATCTCCTTCGGCGAGTCGAGGCCGGCGTCCCGGGCAAAGGAGAGGTTGCACCCGAGGTATTTTAAGTCCCGGTCCTTCCAGAAGACCCTGACCGGGATGGTGTCCATCACCGCGTGGAGCATCTTCCTGGAGGACTCCAACGCCTCCTCGACCGCCTTGAGCTCCGTTATGTCGAAGATAAAGCCCCTCAGCGTCACGGGACCGTCGTCTCCGAAGACGACGCTTACGATGTCTTTCACCCATATCGTCCGGCCGTCTTTAGTAACCATGCGGTACTCAAAGTCATGGTCTTTACCTTCGGCGGTGGACGTCAGGCAGAAATCGACCGTCCATTCCCGGTCGTCCGGGTGGACGATCGCCGACCAGGCATCCAGGTCGACCCACTCTTCCGGGCGGTAGCCGGTGATATCAAGGGCCTGCGGACCCACATAAGTAAAGCGTCTTGTAGCAACGTCCATCTCCCAGACGACAATATTGGTGGACTCCACCAGCCTCCGGAAGAAGTCCTCCTTTTCCCTGAGCGCGTCTTCGACCCTCTTGCGCCCGATGGCCGCGGCGAGTATGTTTGCCGCGGCCTGCAGGAAGTTGATATCGTCGACCGTAAAAGCTCGCTCCGAGCCGGTATGCACCCCGAGGACGCCGAAAGGGTCGTTCTTTTCACCGATAATCACGCTCATGCCGCCTACCACCTTATGGTCCGTCAGCAAAGGCGGCCCGTTGAAGCGGGTTTCCTTTCGCAGGTCTTTCACTACTACAGGCTCGCTCGACATAAGGGTATACCCGGCTTGAGACTCCCTCTCGGAACCGACAGTCGTTTTACCCACCAGCCCTTCTTTCCAACCCACCCCCGCGCGAAGCAGCAGGGATTTACGGTCCGGGAGCAGCCCCAGTACCTTGGAATACTCGACTGAGAGGGTTTTGGCGGTTAAATTGACGGCCATGTCGAAGAGTACGGAGAGGTCGGCGCCAGAGAGCGCGAATTGACCGAGCTCGGAAATGGTTGCCTGCTGCGTCCCCAGCTTCAAAGACGCCTCCGTAGTTCCAGGGCGGCCGGGCCCGTCAAGGCCGCGGCGCAGCTCCGCCAGCTCCGCTATAAGTTCTTTCTTTGTTTTATTTTCGTCTTTCATGGCGGGATTCCTCCCGGATCCCTATCGATACGCCCGGGTAGGTTGCACTCTTTTGACGTCTAATAAATATACACCATTTCGACAAGGGCCACAATCCCCAATTTGACAAAAATAGTACCGCCACTGATTGTCAACCTATACCTCGTCAGGGTTGACAATCTCCCCTCCCCTGTGTTATCAACTACAGATGCCGGATATAGTTGAAAAAGCTCGGGAAAAGGCCCTGGCAGGTGACGGCCTCACCTTTGAAGAAGGCTGCGAGTTCGCCGCCCTGCCGGACGAGAACCTCTACGAGGTACTCGCCGCTACCGAGGCGGTACGCCGTAAGTTCAAGGGCACCGAGGTCAACCTCTGCGGCATAGTGAACGCAAAGAGCGGACTGTGCGCCGAGGACTGCACCTTCTGCTCCCAGTCGACCCGCTACGAGACCGGGGTCGAGACCTACCGGATGGCTTCAGCCGAAGCCATAGCCGAAGCCGCCAGAGAGGCCGCGAAAAACGGCGCCCGCGAGTTCTCGATCGTAACGAGCGGCACCAAGGTCGCGAGCGAAAAGGACGTCTCCATACTTACGGACGCCCTTGCCTCCATGAAGGAGACCACCGGCGTAGAGCGCTGCGCCTCGCTCGGCATGCTGAGCCCTGAAACGCTAAAGACGCTAAAAGAAGCCGGGCTCGAAAGCTACCACCATAACCTCGAAACCGGACGGAGTTTTTTCCCAAAGATCTGCACCACCCACGACTACGAAGAAGACGTAGCCACAATCCGGACCGCCAGGGAGCTCGGCTTCTACACCTGCTCGGGCGGTATATTCGGCCTCGGCGAAGGGTGGGAGCACAGGGTCGAACTCGCCGAAACGTTACGCGAGCTCGACGTGGACTCCGTCCCGATAAATTTCTTAAATCCCCGTCCCGGGACGCCCCTGGAAGAAGCAAGGAACCTGACCCCCGTCGAATGCCTTAAGATTATCGCGCTCATGCGGCTTATGCTCCCAACGAAAGATATCGTCGTATGCGGCGGCAGGGAGATGAACCTCCGCGGTATGCAGCCCCTTATATTCGCCGCCGGGGCCAACGGCATGATGATAGGCAACTACCTAACGACCAAAGGCAGGAACACGGCGGAGGACCTTCAAATGCTGCGCGACCTCGGGCTCACCCCAAGAGGCAACGGGCACCCGTGACAGCCACCATACTAAAAGAGCTCAAGGGACTCGAAGAAGCGGGGCTCAAAAGGGAGACCACCCTTATCGAAAAAACTCACGGACCGAAAGTGCTGATAGACGGCCGCGAGGTCGTGCTCCTCTGCTCGAACGACTACCTCGGCCTCTCCTGCCACCCGGAGGTAAAGGAGGCCGCCGTAAAGGCCGTCGAGCGCTACGGCGTTGGAGCGGGCGCTTCCCGCCTCGTCTCCGGCACCATGGAACCCCACATCGAGCTCGAAGAGACGGTAAGAAAGTTCCAGGGCACCGAGGCCGCGCTCGTCTTCAACTCGGGCTGGCACGCCAATACCGGCCTGATACCGGCGCTTGCCGGGCACGGCGACGAGATCTTCTCGGACAAGCTGAGCCACGCCTCCATCATCGACGGCTCCGCCCTGAGCAGGGCGAAGGTAAGGAGATACCCTCATCTCGATACCGACGCTCTCGAAGGGTTCCTTAAAAACTCCACGGCGAGGAAAAAACTTATCATAACAGAAGGTATCTTCAGCATGGACGGCGACCTGGCGCCGCTTAAAGATATCGCCGGGCTCGCGGACAGGTACGGCGCGATGCTATATGTAGACGACGCGCACGGGGTGGGAGTACTCGGAGAAAACGGCACGGGCACGCTCGAACACACGGGCGTGGAAGGTCCGCACATAGTACGGATGGGCACCTTCGGAAAGGCGCTCGGCACGTTCGGGGCTTTTATAGCGGGAGATAAAGAACTCATGGAACTACTCGTAACAAGGGCCAGGGCGTTCGTCTATTCCACGGCCCTGCCGCCGGCCGTATGCGCCGCTACCATAAAGGCGATGGAGATCGTCGAAAGGGAGCCGGAAAGACGAGCAAGATTGCTCGATTACGCCGATTACATACGAGGGGAGCTTAAAGGCGCCGGTCTCGACACCCTCGACAGCGAAGCCCATATCATACCGCTTAAGACGGGCGACGCACAAAGGACAATGGAGATAACGGCGCGGCTTCTCGACAAAGGAGTCTTCGTCCAGGGGATAAGGCCCCCGACCGTACCCGAGGGTACCTCACGGCTCAGGATAACGCCCACTGCGGCGCACGCGCGGGAAGAGATCGACCTCGCGCTCTCGGCCATAAAGGAGGCGCTCGGATGAGCGAAGAGATAATCTTCGTCCACGGATGGGCGACCGATGGGAGGGTATGGAACCGATACGCCGAGAAGCTCGCCGAAGGCAGAGAGTTCCTGTGCATCGACCTGCCCGGCCACGGTGGGGATAAAGAGAACGGA includes these proteins:
- a CDS encoding peptide deformylase produces the protein EIVSSMGMKTVREGCLSVPEYTANIRRAEEVTVKGLDGEGREIKIESSGFEAVALQHELDHLDGILFIDRIDSIRSLFKRKVQMPS
- a CDS encoding zinc-ribbon domain-containing protein translates to MEMTDNEHTTYLANSALIANSDATLTSLELAALEEIRKNIGAKKKALTSARKAVESGNYTIAKCGDFAAQINNLADMLYICFVDGELSEKESSLVLSFAESIGLTKMQTEIMMKEATERVSKMTFNVTCQKCSNNVDAKAKFCPNCGTPISSSTEDSVKTDFEIPSTGHSIEFAESTAAGFPKALEFSKSAPKFETCIRMKKTWYLASWPEDVFSDVILLADALNGIRNRKYYHNGSEEPWDEVFTFVWCIGNREAAYRPIEYCFGKSDKRINPWGCKHVDFEWTEWANWFSYGHFKKSGIIKKKYSWVFNKERIRHEVMTNVHRYRRCPHLRPLLIEAVIKALPEEIEITQSSGWKFSSIYEEVPGSIKVVEVEKSDDYECKNEYYSDGVRPRGLAVLRQVLTKAFAEAKVIDIGINELVK
- a CDS encoding PAS domain S-box protein; this translates as MKDENKTKKELIAELAELRRGLDGPGRPGTTEASLKLGTQQATISELGQFALSGADLSVLFDMAVNLTAKTLSVEYSKVLGLLPDRKSLLLRAGVGWKEGLVGKTTVGSERESQAGYTLMSSEPVVVKDLRKETRFNGPPLLTDHKVVGGMSVIIGEKNDPFGVLGVHTGSERAFTVDDINFLQAAANILAAAIGRKRVEDALREKEDFFRRLVESTNIVVWEMDVATRRFTYVGPQALDITGYRPEEWVDLDAWSAIVHPDDREWTVDFCLTSTAEGKDHDFEYRMVTKDGRTIWVKDIVSVVFGDDGPVTLRGFIFDITELKAVEEALESSRKMLHAVMDTIPVRVFWKDRDLKYLGCNLSFARDAGLDSPKEIIGKDDFQMSWRSEAELYRADDRAVIETGEARLNYEEPQTWPDGTEMLLRTSKVPLRDRDGNIFGVLGTYEDITELKAAEKEALRAQKLESLGVLAGGIAHDFNNLLVGILGNINLAKHRLEPEDRIYKRIVEAEKASLYATELTQQLLTFSKGGEPVKETILIGDLVEESVRFALRGSNVNYDCTASEGLSSIEADKGQISQAMNNLVINANQAMPGGGTIKVRTENVTVDTKDNLPLKEGKYVKISIEDGGAGISTEDLPRIFDPYFTTKPKGSGLGLASVYSIVNRHEGYIGVASEVGGGTTFRVYLPVSTKKPVEAGEVKETIVAGAGRVLVMDDDAIVREVAKEYLNHIGYESGLAADGAEAVELYRKARESGNPFAAVIMDLTVKDGVGGEEAVKELIKIDPDVKAIVSSGYSGDTIMANYNDYGFRGVIAKPYTLPKLSEVLDKVLR
- the bioB gene encoding biotin synthase BioB, yielding MPDIVEKAREKALAGDGLTFEEGCEFAALPDENLYEVLAATEAVRRKFKGTEVNLCGIVNAKSGLCAEDCTFCSQSTRYETGVETYRMASAEAIAEAAREAAKNGAREFSIVTSGTKVASEKDVSILTDALASMKETTGVERCASLGMLSPETLKTLKEAGLESYHHNLETGRSFFPKICTTHDYEEDVATIRTARELGFYTCSGGIFGLGEGWEHRVELAETLRELDVDSVPINFLNPRPGTPLEEARNLTPVECLKIIALMRLMLPTKDIVVCGGREMNLRGMQPLIFAAGANGMMIGNYLTTKGRNTAEDLQMLRDLGLTPRGNGHP
- the bioF gene encoding 8-amino-7-oxononanoate synthase, with product MTATILKELKGLEEAGLKRETTLIEKTHGPKVLIDGREVVLLCSNDYLGLSCHPEVKEAAVKAVERYGVGAGASRLVSGTMEPHIELEETVRKFQGTEAALVFNSGWHANTGLIPALAGHGDEIFSDKLSHASIIDGSALSRAKVRRYPHLDTDALEGFLKNSTARKKLIITEGIFSMDGDLAPLKDIAGLADRYGAMLYVDDAHGVGVLGENGTGTLEHTGVEGPHIVRMGTFGKALGTFGAFIAGDKELMELLVTRARAFVYSTALPPAVCAATIKAMEIVEREPERRARLLDYADYIRGELKGAGLDTLDSEAHIIPLKTGDAQRTMEITARLLDKGVFVQGIRPPTVPEGTSRLRITPTAAHAREEIDLALSAIKEALG